The Actinomycetota bacterium DNA segment CGCCAGCGGACCGCATCACCTCCAACCCGCAGCTCATCCCGCGATCGCCCAGAGCCGCCTCGAGGGTGGCGAGGTAGCGGCCCAGTCGGGGCGCGACGTAGGCGTTGAGCGCGGTCGTGTTGGCCCGTTCGTACTCGCGGAAGACCGGCAGGACGTCGCTCGAGCGGCTGACCGGCAGGTCCGGCGCGCGGGTCCCCAACGCGTCGACCAGGGCCCGCTCGTGGCGGTCGTCGAGGAACGAGAACAGCAGGCACACCGCGACCGCTTCCGGCTCGAGGTCCACGACCGCGGCCGCCACCGCGTCGGCGTCACCCAGGGGAGTGAGCACGGTCCCGTCGGCCGACAGCCGCTCCGCCGCCTCCACCACCAGGCCGCGGGGGACCAGCGGTGGCGGACGGTCGACGCCGAGGTCGTACAGCGATGGGCGGTCCTGGCGGCCGATCTCCAGCAGGTCCCGGAACCCGGCGGTCACGACCAGCACCGTCCGGGCACCGTCGCGCTCCAGCAGCGTGTTGGTCGCCACGGTCGTTCCGTGGGCGAACCGTCGCAGGTGGCTGGCGTCCAGTCCGAGGCGGTCCAGGCCGGCCATGACCCCGTCAGCCTGGTCGTGCGGCGTCGAGGGGACCTTCGCGGCACGCAGCTGTTCGCCGTCGTCGACGATCAGGTCGGTGAACGTCCCGCCGACGTCGACGCCCAGCCGCATGCGGTCACTCCCCGCCGGTCGTCAACGCTGACGTGAGTAGGACCGCCGCCGCCCCCAGCGCAACCCACAGCCCGGTCGTCGGGTGGACGCTGAAGCCGACGGTGACATCCTCGGGCACCGCGGAGATCACCGCGTGGAGCTCGTCGAACTGCTGCTGGCCGCGGAAGCGCCCCTGCGGCGGGCGGAGCGCCGCACTGGCGGCGCTGATCGCGGCGATGCCGACGCCGACCACGATCAGCACCTTCGACGCCGATCGGGCCGGCCGGTCGACCGCCAGCGACAGGCCCACCACGACGCTGACCACGGCCAGGGCGGCGATGGTCCACACCCACGGCTGCGCCTGCCACCCGGGCAGCGCCGCGACCGTGCGCGCACGCGCATGACCGAGCATGGTGACGGTGGCGCGGACCTCGTACCAAGGCAGGTACACCGCGACGGTCGCCGCGGTGCCGGCCAGCACGGCGGCCATCCCCAACACGCCCCGTGGTCGCGTCAGCAGCCGAACCTGTAACGCCAGGTCTCCGCGCACCGGCGTCAGCGCAGCGACGGTGCCGGCGCCGGCTCGGCGAAGAGCCCGTCACGCAGCCCGGCGAACACCCCGCCGAACGGTGGGCTCCTCTCGTCCTGCTGCGCGGAGTACACCGCCGCGCCGTCGGTTGACGACAGCGCGTGTTCGAGCTGTCGCAACGACGCCGCCGGTGGGTTGAGGAACGCTCCCTGCCCGACCGCCACGATCCCCTCGGATCGTGAAGCGATCCCCGCCGCGAAGTCGGTCCACTGCGTGAAGTACCCCGGCCAGCGGGCCTCGTCGAAGTACGCCATCGGGAAGACAGCGTCGACCAGGCCGTCCGCTACCCACGACGGCCAGTCCTGCAGCACCCAGCGGTACGCGGGCGTGTCGGTGAAGCGTCGCCCGTCGCGGGGACCCTCGCCCCAGGCGATCACCGCGGCGGTGACCGCCACGTCGGGACGGACGGCGTGGACCGCCTCGGTGATCCGGGCAGCCAGCTGCCGGGTCTGGGCCCGGCGCCAGTCCAGCCACGCCGGGTCGTCGGGTGCGGGCCGTCCGCTGCGCCCGAGCTGTTCGTTGAACCGGGCGACGGCGGTCGGGTTGTAGCCGTAGCAGGCCTCGACCAGGCGGCCGTCGCCGCGCCGGCACGTGCCCGGGTAGCGCAGGTAGTCGAGGTGCACCGCGTCGACGGGGTAGCGCTCGGCGATCTCCCGGTACACCGCGACGGCGTGGTCCTGCACGGCCGGGTGGCCGGGGTCCAGCGCGAAGGTGTCATGGTCGGTACGGCCCTCGACGTCGTACGTGGCCCAGTCGTCGTCGCTTCCCGGCCCGTGGAGGCGCCACACGTGGTCGGCGGGCAGGTTGGCGCAGTCGTACGCCGACGGGTGGCACGCCGGCAGCGTCGGGACCCACGCGTGCACCGCCAGGCCCCGGTCGCGCGCCGCCGGCAACAGGCGGGCCAGCAGGTCCAAGCCGGCCGGCATCCTGGGGTCGTTCGTGCGCGGCAGGACGTGCGAGGTGAAGTAGGCGTCCTGTCGGCGTGCGACCTCGACGATCACGGTGTTGAGGTTCGCGGCCGCGGCGGCGTCCAGGGCGCGGTCGATCGAGCGCGGCGACTTCAACGCGTCATCGAACAGGTGCACCCACGTCGCACGGAGCTGCGGCGCCGGCCCACCGACCGTGGCTTCGTGGTAGCGGGCCTCCATGCCGGCCACCAGATCGGCGGACAGGACGGCCTGGCCGCCCACCAGCCGGACCAGCGCGGTCGGGGTCAGCCCGCCCAGGCGCAGGTAACGGTCGGTGCCGTGGCCAGGCCGATCGCGCTCGGCGTACAGCACGACGCCCCCGCCGGGGCGCGCGGCCGACCAGCCAGCGCCGATGGCGTCGACCAGGTGGCGGTCGGCGCCGTTGGCCAGGTGGATGCGACCCTCGACCCGGAACGCGCGCGCCACCGATGCGGCCGTCTCGAAGCGATCTGCGCCGGACACCCGACGGATCCGGTCACGCCCCACCAGGCCGGCCAGACGCGCCTCGGCGGCCTCGGACACGACGCCGTACCCGCCGACGACCACGACCTGTTCCACACCGCGGAGAGCGTCGGCGGTGACGTCGGGGACGACGTCGGTGTCGACCAGCAGCAGCGCCGCGCCGGCCCGAGCCGCCGGGGCTCCGGCCACCAGGGCGTCGGCGGGGCGGAAGCCGTTCACGACGAACGCGGTGCCGCCGGCGCCTGCTTCACGTGACACCGCCACGGCGGTCGAGAAGCGGTCCCCGCCCGCGACCCGACGCAGCGTCGCCTGCGGCGCCGCCGCGGCCGCCTCGGCCACGACCGCGTCGCTCACCGCTCCGGGACCGCCGAGGACCAGCACCTCCAGCGGGCGCAGCCGACGCAGTTCGTCGCGGGTCGGGGCTGGGAGCGACCGGGGGTCTGTGAGCAGGACCGGGCCGCTGACGGCCTCGGCCAGGACGGTCCCGGCGAGCGCGTCAGGCCAGCCGCCGTGGTCGTCGCCACGTGCCAGCACCACCGCCGGTGCGCCGACGGGGAACGCCGCTTCCGACGCGCACGCTGAGGTGGCGTACCGGTCCGGCCCAGCGACCCGGTCGATCGCACGGACGGTGCTGGCCCGCTGAGGGCAGTCGCCGGTCGCGCCGACCCCTCCCGCCGCCGCGGTCGGGGACGTGCCTCCGCCCGAGCGGTCGTCGGATCCAAGGAACAGCGCCGGGGAAGCCAGCAGTGGCAGGGCCAGCAGCAGGCCGACGAGGTGTCTGCCCCGACGCAACACGAGCCTCCAGGTCGGTCGACGCGGCGGATGGTAGAGGCGTTGGCGTGTCGGCGCCCGTGCGGCGCGCGCCACTACGCTCGGCTCCCCACCAGCCCGGAGACGCACGTGTCGGACGCAACCACGCGACCGCGCCCCATCGCGGTGCTCGTCTCGGGATCGGGGACCAACCTGGCGGCCCTGATGGACGCGATCGACCGGGACGCGACGTTCGGGGGCCAGGTCGTCGTGGTCGGGAGCGACCGTCCCGGCTGCCTCGGCCTGGAACGTGCGCGCCGACGTGGCATCCCGACCGTGGTGGAGGCCGTCGATGCCCACCCCGACCGGCCGACCTGGGAGCGAGCCATGGTCGGGCGGCTCGAGCAGCACCGGCCTGACGTGGTGGTCCTCGCCGGGTTCATGCGGCTGCTGTCACCGGCCTTCCTCGCTCGTTGGCCGCAGGCGGTCGTCAACGTCCACCCGTCGTTGCTCCCCGCCTTCCCTGGCGCCCACGGCGTCCGAGACGCCCTCGACCACGGGGTCAAGGTGACCGGCACCACCGTGCACATCGTCGACGAGCACGTCGATCACGGCCCGATCATCGCCCAGCGCCCCGTCGAGGTCCGCGAGGACGACGAGGTCGCCACGCTCCACGAGCGCATCAAGGGCGTGGAGCACGACCTGCTCCCGGCCGCCGTCAAGCTGGTCTGCCACGGTCGCGTCCGGATCGAGGGCCGCCGCACCCGGATCCTGCCGGCCGTCGACGCGCGCGCGCTCACGACACTCGATCTGACCGACGCCCTGACCGACGCCGAGAGGATCCCGTGACCACCTCGCCGCAACACCCGCCGGTGCGCCGCGCGCTGATCAGCGTCCACGACAAGCGCGGCGTGGCCGAGCTCGCCGCCGGCCTGGCGGACCTCGGCATCGCGATCGTGTCGACCGGGTCGACCGCGCGACGGATCGCCGCGGCAGGGGTGGCCGTCACGGAGGTGGCAGCCGTCACCGGCTTCCCCGAGTGCCTCGACGGCCGGGTCAAGACGTTGCACCCGCGGGTGCACGCCGGGATCCTCGCCGACCGCTCCAAGCCCGAGCACGTCGCGCAGCTCGACGAGCTCGGGATCGATCCGGTCGACCTCGTCGTCGTCAACCTCTACCCGTTCCGCGAGACGGTCGCGTCGGGCGCAGCCGACGCCACGGTGGTGGAGATGATCGACATCGGCGGACCGACGCTCGTGCGGGGCGCCGCCAAGAACCACGCCGGCGTCGCGGTGGTCGTCGACCCCGACGACTACGACGCGGTGCTGAGCCAGCTCCGCCACCACGGCGGGCTGGACACCGCGACCCGTCACCAGCTGGCAGCCAAAGCCTTCCGCCACACCGCCGCCTACGACGCCGCCATCGCGGCGTGGTTCCAGCGCGACGAGCCGTTCCCGGTGCAGTACGGGCCCGTCTTCGAGCGCGTGCAGGTGCTGCGGTACGGCGAGAACCCGCACCAACGCGCCGCCTACTACGCCGACTCGTCCCGCGACCGGTGGGGCCTGGCGTCCGCTGTCCAGCACCACGGCAAGGAACTGTCCTACAACAACCTGCTCGACACCGACGCGGCATGGGCGATCGTGAACGAGTTCTCGCGGCCGTGCGTTGCGATCATCAAGCACACCAACCCCGCCGGGGTCGCGCTCGCCGACGACCTTCCGACCGCCTACCAGCGGGCACTGGAAGGTGATCCGGTGTCGGCCTTCGGGGGGATCGTGGCCGCCAACCGCCCGGTCGACGCAGCCACCGCCGAGCTGATCACCGCGGTGTTCACCGAGGTGGTGGTCGCGCCCGGGTACGACGACGACGCGTTGGGGGTGCTCGGCTCCAAGGCGAACCTGCGGGTGCTGGAGATCGCGCGCCCGGCCGTGGCGGTGGTCCGCGACGACCCCGAGCACGCCGGCGCCCCGCCTGCCGCCCTCCGGAGCGTCGCGGGTGGCCTGCTCGTGCAAGACGCCGACGTCGCACCCCCGGCGCCGCACGAGTGGCGGACGGTGAGCAGCGCGACGGCCAACCACGCCACGATGTCCGATCTGAGCTTCGCGTGGACGGTGGCCAGACATGTGAAGTCGAACGCGATCGTCGTCGTCCGCGACCAGCAGGTCGTCGGCGTCGGTGCCGGCCAGATGAGCCGCGTTGACGCGGTCCGGCTGGCGGTGGACAAGTCGCGAGATCGCAGCGCCGGTGCGGTGCTGGCCAGCGACGCGTTCTTCCCGTTCCGTGACGGCCCGGACGCTGCGGCCGCGGCCGGGGTCGTGGCGATCATCCAGCCTGGCGGCTCCGTCCGCGACGACGAGGTCGTCGCCGCAGCCGACGAGCACGGCCTGGTGATGGTCCTCACCGGCCGGCGACACTTCCGTCATTGAGCGCCAGGCGGATCACTGCGCAGCCGACCGCTCGCGCCGTTGGCAGCAGCCCGCTGACCCGCCCGCGACAGGAGCGACCGTGACCGCCACAGTGCTCGACGGGCGGGACCTCGCCCAACGCCAACGCGCACGCATCGCCGACGAGGTCGCTGCGCTCGACCGCGACCACGGGATCATCCCCGGCCTCGCCGCGGTCCTGGTCGGCGACGACCCGGCCTCGAAGGTCTACGTCGGCGCCAAGCACCGCGCGTGCCAGGCCGTGGGCATCGCGAGCCGGCAGGTCGAGCTCCACTCCGCCACGACCGAGCCCGAGCTGTTGGAGGTGATCGAGCTCCTCAACGCCGACGACGCCATCGACGGGATCCTGGTACAGCTGCCGCTCCCGCTGAGCATCGGGCCGACCACCATCCAGGAGGCGGTCGACCCGGCCAAGGACGTCGACGCGTTGCATCCGGAGTCGGCGGGGCGCCTGCTGGCCGGCGACCCGACCTTCATCCCCTGTACCCCCTACGGGATCCTGGAGATGCTCCGCGACGCGCAGTTCGACCTGGTCGGCGCACGAGTGGTCGTGGTGGGCCGGTCGATCCTGGTGGGCCGGCCGCTGTCGGTGCTGCTGTCCAGCAAGGGCGTCGACGCGACGGTGGTCCAGACCCACTCGCGCACCAAGGACCTCCCCGGTGAGTGCCGCCGAGCCGATGTGC contains these protein-coding regions:
- a CDS encoding cell wall-binding repeat-containing protein; this encodes MRRGRHLVGLLLALPLLASPALFLGSDDRSGGGTSPTAAAGGVGATGDCPQRASTVRAIDRVAGPDRYATSACASEAAFPVGAPAVVLARGDDHGGWPDALAGTVLAEAVSGPVLLTDPRSLPAPTRDELRRLRPLEVLVLGGPGAVSDAVVAEAAAAAPQATLRRVAGGDRFSTAVAVSREAGAGGTAFVVNGFRPADALVAGAPAARAGAALLLVDTDVVPDVTADALRGVEQVVVVGGYGVVSEAAEARLAGLVGRDRIRRVSGADRFETAASVARAFRVEGRIHLANGADRHLVDAIGAGWSAARPGGGVVLYAERDRPGHGTDRYLRLGGLTPTALVRLVGGQAVLSADLVAGMEARYHEATVGGPAPQLRATWVHLFDDALKSPRSIDRALDAAAAANLNTVIVEVARRQDAYFTSHVLPRTNDPRMPAGLDLLARLLPAARDRGLAVHAWVPTLPACHPSAYDCANLPADHVWRLHGPGSDDDWATYDVEGRTDHDTFALDPGHPAVQDHAVAVYREIAERYPVDAVHLDYLRYPGTCRRGDGRLVEACYGYNPTAVARFNEQLGRSGRPAPDDPAWLDWRRAQTRQLAARITEAVHAVRPDVAVTAAVIAWGEGPRDGRRFTDTPAYRWVLQDWPSWVADGLVDAVFPMAYFDEARWPGYFTQWTDFAAGIASRSEGIVAVGQGAFLNPPAASLRQLEHALSSTDGAAVYSAQQDERSPPFGGVFAGLRDGLFAEPAPAPSLR
- the purN gene encoding phosphoribosylglycinamide formyltransferase, whose product is MDAIDRDATFGGQVVVVGSDRPGCLGLERARRRGIPTVVEAVDAHPDRPTWERAMVGRLEQHRPDVVVLAGFMRLLSPAFLARWPQAVVNVHPSLLPAFPGAHGVRDALDHGVKVTGTTVHIVDEHVDHGPIIAQRPVEVREDDEVATLHERIKGVEHDLLPAAVKLVCHGRVRIEGRRTRILPAVDARALTTLDLTDALTDAERIP
- the purH gene encoding bifunctional phosphoribosylaminoimidazolecarboxamide formyltransferase/IMP cyclohydrolase, giving the protein MTTSPQHPPVRRALISVHDKRGVAELAAGLADLGIAIVSTGSTARRIAAAGVAVTEVAAVTGFPECLDGRVKTLHPRVHAGILADRSKPEHVAQLDELGIDPVDLVVVNLYPFRETVASGAADATVVEMIDIGGPTLVRGAAKNHAGVAVVVDPDDYDAVLSQLRHHGGLDTATRHQLAAKAFRHTAAYDAAIAAWFQRDEPFPVQYGPVFERVQVLRYGENPHQRAAYYADSSRDRWGLASAVQHHGKELSYNNLLDTDAAWAIVNEFSRPCVAIIKHTNPAGVALADDLPTAYQRALEGDPVSAFGGIVAANRPVDAATAELITAVFTEVVVAPGYDDDALGVLGSKANLRVLEIARPAVAVVRDDPEHAGAPPAALRSVAGGLLVQDADVAPPAPHEWRTVSSATANHATMSDLSFAWTVARHVKSNAIVVVRDQQVVGVGAGQMSRVDAVRLAVDKSRDRSAGAVLASDAFFPFRDGPDAAAAAGVVAIIQPGGSVRDDEVVAAADEHGLVMVLTGRRHFRH
- the folD gene encoding bifunctional methylenetetrahydrofolate dehydrogenase/methenyltetrahydrofolate cyclohydrolase FolD codes for the protein MTATVLDGRDLAQRQRARIADEVAALDRDHGIIPGLAAVLVGDDPASKVYVGAKHRACQAVGIASRQVELHSATTEPELLEVIELLNADDAIDGILVQLPLPLSIGPTTIQEAVDPAKDVDALHPESAGRLLAGDPTFIPCTPYGILEMLRDAQFDLVGARVVVVGRSILVGRPLSVLLSSKGVDATVVQTHSRTKDLPGECRRADVLVAAVGVPRLVLADWVRPGAVVIDVGINRLEDGRLVGDVDFDRVKEVAGAISPVPGGVGPMTVTMLLQNTLEAARARHGLPRRP